A genomic stretch from Helianthus annuus cultivar XRQ/B chromosome 1, HanXRQr2.0-SUNRISE, whole genome shotgun sequence includes:
- the LOC110917779 gene encoding E3 ubiquitin-protein ligase Hakai-like, protein MSVAPVPPQDFEFDDEFDPEHEIDFVPDDQLFDVPADLELAPADPEPMLAPEPIPAHDPLPKHDHVPVDILVVAPPLPDPISAPVDHAHFAAQIDLRYAFTRNGWIEDDDDLPPFVRTVTPPPAPTHAPVDIAPFHPHVSDIHHTDLPITFLQDIPPPRPGEGPSSQQPSHIPPVSAAFPFVPQLSHTAPSASAPSGEPLIWFPPNTMPVSDPYHPSHYTGYTRDDLLLSL, encoded by the coding sequence ATGTCTGTCGCACCTGTTCCTCCACAGGACTTTGAGTTTGATGATGAGTTTGATCCTGAGCATGAGATTGACTTCGTTCCTGACGATCAGCTTTTTGATGTACCCGCTGATCTTGAGCTGGCACCAGCTGACCCTGAGCCTATGCTTGCACCCGAGCCTATACCTGCACATGATCCTCTGCCTAAGCATGACCATGTACCTGTTGACATACTTGTTGTTGCACCACCCTTACCTGACCCGATCTCTGCACCTGTTGACCATGCTCATTTTGCTGCTCAGATAGATCTCCGTTACGCATTCACCCGCAATGGGTGGATAGAGGACGATGATGACTTGCCTCCTTTTGTTAGGACTGTTACTCCCCCACCTGCACCCACTCATGCACCTGTCGACATTGCCCCGTTTCACCCACATGTGTCAGATATACACCACACAGACTTGCCGATCACATTCTTACAGGATATCCCTccaccccgtccaggggaaggtcCATCGAGTCAGCAGCCCAGTCATATTCCTCCTGTGTCAGCAGCTTTTCCCTTTGTGCCTCAGCTTTCACATACTGCTCCTTCTGCTTCTGCACCATCGGGCGAGCCACTGATTTGGTTTCCGCCCAACACGATGCCTGTTTCTGATCCATACCATCCTTCACATTACACTGGTTACACGAGGGATGATCTGCTTTTGTCGTTATAG